From Pararhodobacter zhoushanensis, the proteins below share one genomic window:
- a CDS encoding aminopeptidase gives MQDPIDPVKLDRLAEVAVRVGLNLQPGQDLVLTAPVGALPLVRRIAEHAYKAGAGLVTPILSDDQVTLARYAQARDDSFDAAAGWLFDGMAAAYDKGAARLAIAGGDPMLLSEQDPDKVARANRAMAMAYSGARDRITRFATNWTIVAWPDAAWARLVSPELSAHDAQRRLAEAIFAASRVEDDGAVENWLSHNAELGRRSAWLDGQNFSALQYSGPGTDLTIGLADGHKWVAGATQTTSGILCNPNIPTEEVFTTPHRLRVSGTVCATKPLSHQGTLIENIAVRFEEGRIVEAKATKGEAVLQKVLDTDEGARRLGEVALVPHGSPISQSGMLFYNTLFDENAASHIALGQCYSTCFHGGDKMDTDEVARRGGNASAIHIDWMIGSGQIDIDGISQSGERVPVMRKGEWA, from the coding sequence ATGCAAGACCCGATAGATCCCGTCAAACTCGACAGGCTGGCCGAAGTGGCCGTGCGCGTCGGGCTCAACCTTCAACCGGGGCAGGATTTGGTCCTGACGGCGCCGGTCGGCGCGCTGCCGCTGGTGCGGCGCATCGCCGAGCACGCCTACAAGGCGGGCGCGGGGCTGGTCACGCCGATCCTGTCGGACGATCAGGTGACTCTGGCGCGCTATGCCCAGGCGCGTGACGACTCGTTTGATGCGGCGGCGGGCTGGCTGTTTGACGGCATGGCTGCGGCCTATGACAAGGGCGCGGCACGGCTGGCAATTGCCGGGGGCGACCCGATGCTGCTGTCCGAACAAGACCCCGACAAGGTCGCCCGCGCCAACCGGGCGATGGCGATGGCCTATTCGGGGGCGCGCGACCGGATCACCCGCTTTGCGACGAACTGGACGATTGTCGCCTGGCCGGACGCAGCCTGGGCGCGGCTGGTCTCGCCCGAGCTGAGCGCGCATGACGCGCAGCGGCGTCTGGCCGAGGCGATCTTTGCTGCGTCGCGCGTCGAGGACGACGGCGCTGTGGAGAACTGGCTGAGCCATAACGCGGAACTGGGGCGCCGGTCGGCGTGGCTGGATGGCCAGAACTTTTCCGCACTGCAGTATTCCGGGCCGGGGACCGATCTGACAATCGGTCTGGCCGATGGGCACAAATGGGTGGCTGGCGCGACGCAGACCACCAGCGGCATCCTGTGCAACCCCAATATCCCTACCGAAGAAGTCTTCACCACGCCGCACCGGCTGCGGGTGAGCGGCACGGTTTGCGCGACGAAACCGCTGTCGCATCAGGGCACGCTGATCGAGAATATCGCCGTGCGGTTCGAAGAGGGCCGCATCGTCGAGGCCAAGGCAACCAAGGGCGAGGCGGTGCTGCAGAAAGTGCTCGATACCGACGAGGGTGCACGGCGTCTGGGCGAGGTGGCGCTGGTGCCGCATGGCTCGCCGATCTCGCAATCGGGCATGCTGTTCTACAACACGCTCTTCGACGAAAACGCCGCCTCGCATATCGCGCTGGGGCAGTGCTATTCCACCTGTTTCCACGGCGGCGACAAGATGGACACCGACGAGGTCGCGCGCCGCGGCGGCAATGCCTCGGCGATCCATATCGACTGGATGATCGGCTCGGGTCAGATCGACATCGACGGCATCAGCCAAAGCGGCGAGCGCGTGCCGGTGATGCGCAAGGGCGAATGGGCGTGA
- a CDS encoding TIGR01459 family HAD-type hydrolase — translation MTDVIASLSEISAPYDVLYCDLWGCLHNGKALFPQAVSALQTFRAKGGAVVLLTNAPRTKHAVKRRLDQMGLPEDAYDAIAASGDATQIAMLQGAAGRKLWHLGPGKDEDLFSIIPDWLQDQPAIERVPFEEAEGIICTGPFDEFNDTPEDYRGRFLAAKTRGLKMLCANPDLVVDLGEQRIICAGALAQLYEEMGGEVLSFGKPHPPVYDVARNALAAKGITYENDAILAIGDGIRTDLRGAQGEGIDALFVTGGLEADRFGPDVEYPDPALLTAWLKAEDLHPRYTIGRLR, via the coding sequence GTGACTGATGTGATCGCCTCGCTTTCTGAGATTTCGGCACCGTATGATGTGCTTTACTGCGATCTCTGGGGGTGCCTGCACAATGGCAAGGCCTTGTTCCCGCAGGCGGTTTCCGCCCTGCAGACGTTCCGGGCCAAAGGCGGCGCCGTGGTTTTGCTGACCAACGCGCCACGCACCAAGCACGCCGTCAAGCGTCGGCTTGACCAGATGGGCCTGCCCGAGGATGCCTATGACGCCATCGCGGCGTCCGGCGATGCGACGCAGATCGCGATGCTGCAAGGCGCTGCCGGGCGCAAGCTGTGGCATCTGGGGCCGGGCAAGGATGAGGATCTGTTTTCCATCATCCCCGACTGGCTGCAGGACCAGCCTGCCATCGAGCGCGTCCCGTTCGAGGAAGCCGAGGGCATCATCTGCACCGGACCGTTCGACGAATTCAACGACACGCCCGAGGATTACCGCGGTCGCTTCCTTGCCGCCAAGACGCGCGGCCTGAAGATGCTGTGCGCCAACCCCGATCTGGTGGTGGATCTGGGCGAGCAGCGCATCATTTGCGCCGGGGCCCTTGCGCAGCTCTATGAAGAGATGGGCGGCGAGGTTCTGTCCTTCGGCAAGCCGCATCCCCCGGTCTATGACGTCGCGCGCAACGCGCTGGCGGCCAAGGGTATCACCTATGAGAACGACGCGATCCTTGCCATCGGCGACGGGATCCGCACCGATCTGCGCGGCGCACAGGGCGAAGGCATCGACGCGCTCTTCGTCACCGGCGGGCTGGAGGCCGATCGCTTTGGCCCTGATGTCGAGTACCCCGATCCCGCACTGCTGACCGCCTGGCTCAAGGCCGAAGACCTGCACCCGCGCTACACCATCGGGCGTTTGCGCTAA
- a CDS encoding NADPH-dependent FMN reductase has product MTPTLKIILGSTRPGRKGPVVAQWFETVARAHGAFDVSLVDLADMDLPLLDEPKHPAMQDYQHDHTKRWSAVIGEADAFVFVTPEYDFFAPASLVNAIQCLSREWKYKAAGVVSYGGISGGLRSMEVLRGLLVNKSVMPLAQSVPLPLFTNHITDDGRFDANEKMVEGANLMLDELAKWTGALKTLRG; this is encoded by the coding sequence ATGACCCCTACCCTCAAGATCATCCTCGGATCGACCCGCCCCGGCCGCAAAGGCCCCGTCGTGGCGCAATGGTTCGAAACCGTCGCGCGTGCGCATGGCGCGTTTGACGTCAGCCTTGTCGATCTTGCCGACATGGACCTGCCGCTGCTCGATGAGCCCAAGCATCCGGCGATGCAGGACTACCAGCACGACCACACCAAACGCTGGAGCGCGGTGATCGGTGAGGCCGACGCCTTTGTCTTCGTGACGCCGGAATACGATTTCTTTGCCCCTGCCTCGCTGGTCAACGCGATCCAGTGCCTGAGCCGCGAATGGAAGTACAAGGCCGCTGGCGTCGTCAGCTATGGCGGCATCTCGGGCGGCCTGCGCTCGATGGAGGTGCTGCGCGGCCTGCTGGTCAACAAGAGCGTCATGCCGCTGGCCCAAAGCGTTCCGCTTCCCTTGTTCACCAACCACATCACCGATGATGGCCGCTTTGACGCCAACGAAAAGATGGTCGAAGGCGCAAATCTGATGCTGGACGAACTGGCCAAATGGACCGGCGCGCTCAAAACCCTGCGCGGTTAA
- a CDS encoding MFS transporter has product MTSRDKTAWGAVAIITLAGAMASAQVGKLPPALPLMRSDMGFGLIAGGFVLSLFNVLGMTIAVLLGGLAEQAGRQRLVALGFGCIVAGGILGALSPNLVWLMVSRLVEGVGFVAVTVSLPYAMVSAAAPRDQGMVLGIWSIYHPFGMALTMLASPVLLHLFGWRGVWWLIAALCPFVAWAALRQMKRLDLPAPNRAPFLPLALEALRTRGFQLIALVFFAYAFQWVTLMAWLPTFLTESFNADLGFAALMTALVVLINVPGCLFGGALIRRGWKPGPMILIATGVMAVSTLGIFLPGPSVGLRVALCLAFSFAGGLIPPALFTCVPRYTPSLRHISAGNGMLMQGSSMGQFIGAPLVAAAVSFGGGNWVFALGPMMGFCALTAVGGILLGRLRPPSDVPG; this is encoded by the coding sequence GTGACCAGCCGAGACAAGACAGCCTGGGGCGCCGTGGCGATCATCACGCTGGCCGGGGCCATGGCCTCGGCGCAGGTGGGCAAGCTGCCGCCGGCACTGCCACTGATGCGGTCTGACATGGGTTTCGGGCTGATCGCTGGCGGGTTCGTGCTGTCGCTGTTCAACGTGCTGGGCATGACCATTGCCGTGCTTCTTGGCGGCTTGGCCGAGCAGGCAGGCAGGCAGCGTCTGGTGGCCCTGGGGTTTGGCTGCATCGTCGCGGGCGGCATTCTGGGCGCGCTATCGCCCAATCTGGTCTGGCTGATGGTCAGCCGTCTGGTCGAGGGCGTCGGATTTGTCGCCGTGACCGTATCACTGCCCTATGCGATGGTTTCTGCGGCAGCCCCGCGCGATCAGGGCATGGTGCTGGGGATCTGGAGCATTTACCACCCCTTCGGCATGGCGCTGACCATGCTCGCCTCACCGGTCCTGCTGCATCTCTTCGGCTGGCGCGGCGTCTGGTGGCTGATCGCGGCGCTGTGCCCGTTCGTTGCCTGGGCCGCGCTGCGTCAGATGAAGCGGCTGGACCTGCCCGCGCCCAACCGCGCGCCGTTCCTGCCGCTGGCGCTTGAGGCGCTGCGCACGCGCGGCTTTCAGCTGATTGCGCTGGTATTCTTTGCTTATGCGTTCCAGTGGGTCACGCTGATGGCCTGGCTGCCGACCTTCCTGACCGAGAGCTTCAACGCCGATCTTGGTTTCGCCGCGCTGATGACCGCGCTGGTGGTGCTGATCAACGTGCCCGGTTGCCTGTTCGGCGGTGCGTTGATCCGCCGGGGCTGGAAACCCGGTCCGATGATCCTGATCGCCACCGGGGTCATGGCGGTGAGTACGTTGGGGATCTTCCTGCCCGGCCCGTCGGTGGGCCTGCGGGTGGCGCTGTGTCTGGCGTTCTCGTTCGCAGGCGGGCTGATCCCGCCCGCCCTGTTCACCTGCGTGCCGCGCTATACGCCCAGCCTGCGCCATATCAGTGCGGGCAATGGCATGCTGATGCAGGGCTCGTCGATGGGGCAGTTCATCGGCGCACCGCTGGTTGCCGCCGCGGTGTCGTTCGGCGGCGGCAACTGGGTCTTTGCGCTGGGGCCGATGATGGGCTTTTGCGCGCTGACGGCGGTGGGCGGCATCCTGCTGGGCCGCTTGCGCCCGCCGTCAGACGTTCCGGGTTAA
- a CDS encoding MaoC family dehydratase, whose product MGHNNGTRAMLDSRPKDNLPRGTICIEDLEVGLMRYLRKEITDRDIALFAEVSTDHNPVHLDDAYARDTIFEGRIAHGMLTAGLISAVIGEQLPGHGTIYMGQNLKFLAPVRPGDVVLAEVTVREIDYAKRRVTLDCRCSVGNTTVLKGDALVLAPSRKFD is encoded by the coding sequence ATGGGACACAACAACGGAACCCGCGCCATGCTCGACAGTCGTCCCAAGGATAACCTGCCCCGCGGCACGATCTGCATCGAGGATCTTGAGGTCGGCCTGATGCGCTATTTGCGCAAGGAAATCACCGACCGCGACATCGCGCTGTTTGCCGAGGTCTCGACCGACCACAATCCGGTGCATCTGGATGACGCCTACGCCCGCGACACGATTTTCGAGGGACGCATCGCGCATGGCATGCTGACGGCGGGCCTGATTTCAGCGGTGATTGGCGAACAATTGCCGGGACATGGCACCATCTACATGGGCCAGAACCTAAAGTTCCTTGCCCCTGTGCGCCCCGGCGATGTGGTGCTGGCCGAAGTCACGGTGCGCGAGATCGACTACGCCAAGCGCCGGGTTACCCTTGATTGTCGGTGCTCGGTGGGCAATACCACCGTTCTGAAAGGCGACGCGCTGGTTCTGGCGCCAAGCCGCAAATTCGACTGA
- a CDS encoding bifunctional riboflavin kinase/FAD synthetase, translating to MKHITTWSGLDAALKGASVAMGNFDGVHRGHQAVIDAARRPDMPLGIVTFEPHPRQVFAPDAPPFRLMNAEARSNRLAKLGVAFLYELPFTRALASLTPEDFARYVLAEGLGIRHVVVGADFCFGKGRAGTAQTLREDGERFGFEVTIQPLVGGDEGAISSTAIRAALGDGRVRDAADMLGHYHRIDGEVLHGEKRGRALGYPTANMAVEGLHLPKLGVYAVKVEVLSGDHRGFYDGVASLGVRPMFGENTPNFEVHLFDFAGDLYGQHLSVALVEYLRSEAKFDGLDALIAQMDADSEQARAILING from the coding sequence ATGAAACACATCACCACCTGGAGCGGATTGGACGCGGCGCTGAAAGGCGCCTCGGTCGCGATGGGCAATTTCGACGGGGTTCACCGGGGCCATCAGGCCGTGATCGACGCCGCCCGCCGCCCTGACATGCCGCTGGGCATCGTGACGTTCGAGCCGCACCCGCGTCAGGTCTTTGCCCCCGATGCGCCCCCCTTCCGGCTGATGAACGCCGAGGCGCGCTCCAACCGGCTGGCCAAGCTGGGGGTCGCCTTCCTGTACGAGCTGCCTTTTACCCGCGCTCTCGCTTCGCTCACGCCCGAGGACTTCGCGCGGTACGTGCTGGCCGAAGGGCTGGGCATCAGGCATGTCGTTGTCGGTGCCGATTTCTGCTTCGGCAAAGGCCGCGCCGGTACTGCCCAAACGCTGCGCGAGGATGGCGAACGCTTTGGCTTCGAGGTGACGATTCAACCGCTGGTCGGCGGGGATGAGGGCGCGATTTCCTCGACCGCGATCCGCGCGGCCCTGGGCGACGGCCGGGTGCGCGACGCCGCCGACATGCTGGGCCATTACCACCGCATCGACGGCGAGGTTCTGCACGGCGAGAAGCGCGGCCGCGCGCTGGGCTATCCGACCGCGAATATGGCCGTCGAGGGCCTGCACCTGCCCAAGCTGGGGGTTTACGCCGTCAAGGTCGAGGTGCTGAGCGGCGACCATCGCGGGTTCTATGACGGCGTGGCCAGTCTGGGCGTGCGCCCGATGTTCGGCGAAAACACGCCGAACTTCGAGGTCCATCTCTTTGATTTCGCCGGGGATCTCTACGGTCAGCACCTGAGCGTCGCGCTGGTCGAATACCTGCGGTCCGAGGCCAAATTCGACGGGCTGGACGCGCTGATCGCCCAGATGGACGCTGACAGCGAACAAGCGCGCGCGATCCTGATCAACGGTTGA
- a CDS encoding GNAT family N-acetyltransferase: MSNALVIRPLTPNLSDDFKTVMGPSGACYGCWCTAFMMRPKVRQASTPDERRDLFLNIVAEGPPPGLILYRDGAPVGWMQIGPRALVPEWNNPRRSSTPLPDAPADDPGVWAITCFFLHTRHRGQGLSHALVAAGIDHARDNGARVLEASPMDQAKRSKSIGLFVGSTSVFEKAGFETVARQKPNRPLMRFTL, from the coding sequence ATGTCCAATGCCCTTGTCATCCGCCCGTTGACGCCCAATCTGTCTGACGATTTCAAGACGGTCATGGGCCCCTCGGGGGCCTGTTACGGCTGCTGGTGCACCGCGTTCATGATGCGCCCGAAGGTGCGGCAGGCCAGCACGCCGGATGAACGGCGCGATCTGTTCCTGAACATTGTCGCTGAAGGCCCGCCGCCCGGCCTGATCCTCTACCGTGACGGCGCACCGGTCGGCTGGATGCAGATCGGCCCGCGCGCGCTGGTGCCCGAATGGAACAACCCGCGCCGCAGTTCTACCCCGCTGCCCGACGCGCCCGCCGATGATCCGGGCGTCTGGGCGATCACCTGCTTCTTCCTGCACACCAGGCACCGCGGCCAGGGTCTGTCGCACGCGCTTGTCGCCGCCGGGATCGACCATGCCCGCGACAACGGCGCGCGGGTGCTTGAGGCCAGCCCGATGGATCAGGCGAAGCGGTCCAAAAGCATCGGGCTGTTTGTCGGCTCGACCTCGGTGTTCGAGAAAGCCGGGTTCGAGACCGTCGCGCGGCAAAAACCCAACCGCCCGCTGATGCGCTTCACCCTCTGA
- a CDS encoding YcgN family cysteine cluster protein: protein MNTPSALRPKFWETEPLSKMTLPEWEALCDGCGKCCLNKLEDADTGEVFFTRIACRLFDDKSCQCGNYANRKSIVPECVMLTPDTLKDISYWMPRSCAYRRLNEGRPLEAWHPLISGDPESVHRAGISVREETVSEYDVADDDWEDYIIDEEI, encoded by the coding sequence ATGAACACGCCCTCTGCCCTGCGCCCCAAATTCTGGGAAACCGAGCCCCTGTCCAAGATGACGCTGCCCGAATGGGAAGCGCTGTGTGATGGCTGTGGCAAATGCTGTCTGAACAAGCTCGAGGACGCCGACACCGGCGAGGTGTTCTTCACCCGCATCGCCTGCCGCCTGTTCGACGACAAAAGCTGCCAATGCGGCAATTACGCGAATCGCAAATCCATCGTGCCGGAATGCGTCATGCTGACCCCCGACACGCTGAAAGACATCAGCTACTGGATGCCGCGGAGCTGCGCCTACCGCCGCCTGAATGAGGGCCGCCCGCTGGAAGCCTGGCATCCGCTGATCAGTGGCGATCCGGAATCGGTTCACCGGGCGGGGATTTCGGTGCGCGAAGAGACGGTCAGCGAATACGACGTCGCCGACGACGATTGGGAAGATTACATCATCGACGAGGAGATCTGA
- a CDS encoding threonine aldolase family protein translates to MFLASDNTSGVPEQVLAALGRVNDGFSLGYGADDLMQQVQAKIRTLFEAPDAAVFLVATGTSANSLAIATYVQPWSAVYCHRHAHIEEDECNAPEFYSNAKLSLLDGDHAKIDAQALETTLTNAAEGVHHVQPGLLSLTNLTERGARYTVAEVTRLAAIAKAKGLPVHMDGARFANALVAEGCTPAEMTWKAGVDVLSFGGTKNGLLGVEAVIFFDPAKAWEFELRRKRGGHLFSKHRFLSAQMDAYLTDDLWLDLARTANARAEALEAGLTKAGVRLLHPRGGNMLFAEFPLKAHDALRAAGAVYYDWPAPPPQGAGGDHPHQCRLVASWSTTEADIARFIEVLTAAL, encoded by the coding sequence ATGTTTCTGGCATCCGACAACACTTCGGGCGTGCCCGAGCAGGTTCTGGCCGCTCTGGGTCGCGTTAATGACGGGTTCTCATTGGGCTATGGCGCCGATGATCTGATGCAGCAGGTGCAGGCCAAGATCCGCACGCTGTTTGAAGCGCCCGATGCGGCGGTGTTTCTGGTTGCCACCGGCACCAGCGCCAATTCGCTGGCCATCGCCACCTATGTGCAGCCGTGGAGCGCGGTCTACTGCCACCGCCACGCGCATATCGAGGAAGACGAGTGCAACGCGCCCGAGTTCTACAGCAACGCCAAGCTGTCGCTGCTGGACGGCGATCACGCCAAGATCGACGCACAAGCCCTTGAAACTACACTGACGAACGCCGCCGAAGGGGTGCATCATGTGCAGCCCGGCCTGCTCAGCCTGACCAACCTGACCGAACGCGGCGCGCGCTATACGGTGGCCGAGGTGACGCGGCTGGCCGCTATCGCCAAGGCCAAAGGCCTGCCCGTCCACATGGACGGCGCGCGCTTTGCCAATGCGCTGGTGGCCGAGGGCTGCACGCCTGCCGAGATGACGTGGAAAGCGGGCGTCGACGTGCTCAGCTTCGGCGGCACCAAGAACGGGTTGCTGGGCGTCGAGGCGGTGATCTTTTTCGACCCCGCCAAGGCCTGGGAATTCGAACTGCGGCGCAAGCGCGGCGGGCATCTGTTCTCGAAACACCGCTTCCTGTCGGCGCAGATGGACGCCTATCTGACCGACGATCTGTGGCTGGATCTGGCCCGCACCGCCAACGCGCGGGCCGAGGCGCTGGAAGCCGGTCTAACGAAAGCCGGTGTGCGACTGCTGCACCCGCGCGGCGGCAACATGCTGTTCGCCGAATTCCCGCTCAAGGCGCACGACGCGCTGCGCGCTGCCGGAGCCGTCTATTACGACTGGCCCGCCCCGCCGCCGCAGGGCGCGGGTGGCGATCATCCGCATCAGTGTCGTCTGGTGGCGTCCTGGTCAACGACCGAGGCGGATATTGCCCGCTTCATCGAAGTGCTGACAGCCGCGCTGTAA
- a CDS encoding DUF1294 domain-containing protein — protein sequence MVNIAAYVAFARDKAAAIAGARRISEDRLLALAFLGGSIGAKIAQMALRHKIRKEPFRQQLNGILAVQIVAMAAIYSISYLAG from the coding sequence GTGGTCAACATCGCCGCCTATGTCGCCTTCGCGCGCGACAAGGCCGCGGCGATTGCCGGGGCACGCCGTATTTCCGAGGACAGGCTGCTGGCGCTGGCGTTTCTGGGCGGCTCTATCGGGGCAAAGATCGCCCAGATGGCCCTGCGTCACAAGATCCGCAAAGAGCCGTTTCGCCAGCAGCTTAACGGCATCCTTGCGGTCCAGATCGTCGCCATGGCCGCGATCTACTCGATCTCGTATCTGGCGGGCTGA
- the gap gene encoding type I glyceraldehyde-3-phosphate dehydrogenase produces the protein MTITIGINGFGRIGRCTLAHIAESARNDVEVVAINATGPIETNAHLLKYDSVHGRFPGTVRVEGNTLDLGRGPIRVMSTYNPQELDWEGVDIVLECTGNFNDRDQAAVHMTRGAKRVLISAPAKNADKTIVYGVNHRTLTNEHLVISNGSCTTNCLAPLAKVLNDAVGIESGIMTTIHSYTGDQPTLDRRHKDLYRARAAAMAMIPTSTGAAKAIGEVLPELKGKLDGSSIRVPTPNVSAVDLTFVAGKDVTVADINEIMREAAAGPMGAVLSYDPEPKVSIDFNHTPYSSIFAPDQTKVIGGRTVRVLAWYDNEWGFSCRMADVAGAMGRLI, from the coding sequence ATGACCATCACCATCGGCATCAACGGTTTCGGTCGCATTGGCCGTTGCACGCTGGCCCATATTGCCGAAAGTGCGCGCAACGATGTGGAGGTCGTCGCCATCAACGCGACCGGCCCGATCGAGACCAATGCGCATCTGCTGAAGTATGACAGTGTGCATGGCCGCTTCCCCGGCACCGTCCGGGTTGAGGGCAACACGCTGGATCTGGGTCGGGGTCCGATCCGCGTCATGTCGACCTACAATCCGCAAGAGCTGGACTGGGAAGGCGTTGACATCGTTCTGGAATGCACCGGCAATTTCAACGACCGCGATCAGGCCGCCGTGCACATGACCCGGGGCGCCAAGCGCGTGCTGATCTCGGCCCCGGCCAAGAACGCCGACAAGACCATCGTCTACGGCGTCAACCACCGCACCCTGACCAATGAGCATCTGGTGATCTCGAACGGGTCGTGCACGACGAACTGTCTGGCCCCGCTGGCCAAGGTGCTCAACGACGCCGTTGGCATCGAATCGGGCATCATGACCACGATCCACAGCTACACCGGCGATCAGCCGACGCTGGACCGCCGCCACAAGGATCTCTACCGCGCCCGCGCCGCTGCCATGGCGATGATCCCCACCTCGACCGGGGCTGCCAAGGCAATCGGCGAGGTGCTGCCGGAGCTCAAGGGCAAGCTGGACGGCTCGTCGATCCGCGTCCCCACGCCGAACGTCTCGGCGGTGGACCTGACCTTTGTCGCAGGCAAGGATGTGACGGTTGCAGACATCAACGAGATCATGCGCGAAGCGGCTGCCGGCCCGATGGGTGCGGTGCTGTCCTATGATCCCGAGCCGAAAGTCTCCATCGACTTCAACCACACGCCCTATTCGTCGATCTTCGCCCCCGACCAGACCAAGGTTATCGGTGGCCGCACGGTGCGCGTGCTGGCGTGGTATGACAACGAGTGGGGCTTCTCGTGCCGCATGGCCGATGTCGCCGGCGCGATGGGTCGCCTGATCTGA
- the map gene encoding type I methionyl aminopeptidase, which yields MTITQEDELDGLKEIGRIVANTMHAMAKAMEPGMTTAELDAIGRGLLERDGAVSAPESTYDFPGATCISVNEEIAHGIPGERVLVAGDLVNIDVSASKNGFFADTGATFRLLPVKPSLDQLCRDGKRAMQIGIAQVGSGKPLAGIGNAIGKFAEQRGYTLIRNLASHGVGRSLHEYPEEIATWPTRDKRRITKGLVLTVEPFLSKGGLWAEQGDDAWTLYSDPRAPVVQYEHTVVATDRGAIIVTQPR from the coding sequence ATGACCATCACCCAAGAAGACGAACTCGACGGCCTGAAGGAAATCGGCCGTATCGTGGCCAACACCATGCACGCCATGGCCAAAGCGATGGAGCCGGGCATGACCACGGCCGAGCTGGACGCCATCGGGCGCGGGCTGCTGGAGCGGGACGGCGCGGTGTCGGCCCCTGAGAGCACCTATGATTTCCCCGGCGCGACCTGCATCAGCGTCAATGAAGAGATCGCGCATGGCATCCCGGGCGAGCGGGTTCTGGTGGCGGGCGATCTGGTGAACATTGACGTCTCGGCCTCGAAGAACGGGTTCTTTGCCGATACCGGCGCGACCTTTCGCCTGCTGCCCGTCAAACCCTCGCTCGACCAGTTGTGCCGCGATGGCAAGCGCGCCATGCAGATCGGCATCGCGCAGGTCGGCAGTGGCAAGCCGCTGGCCGGGATCGGCAATGCCATCGGCAAGTTTGCCGAACAGCGCGGCTATACGCTGATCCGCAACCTTGCCAGCCACGGCGTCGGGCGCAGCCTGCACGAATACCCCGAAGAGATCGCCACCTGGCCCACGCGCGACAAGCGGCGGATCACCAAGGGGCTGGTGCTGACGGTCGAGCCGTTCTTGTCCAAGGGCGGGCTCTGGGCCGAGCAGGGCGATGACGCCTGGACGCTCTACAGCGATCCGCGCGCGCCGGTGGTGCAGTATGAACACACCGTGGTGGCAACGGATCGCGGCGCGATCATCGTCACGCAACCGCGCTGA
- the gap gene encoding type I glyceraldehyde-3-phosphate dehydrogenase, translating into MTTTLAINGFGRIGRLVLRALMDQKRTDLEVVAINDLGPVETNAHLIRFDSVHGRYDGEITTGDDWMDLGAGPIKVTAIRNPAELPWKHVDVVLECTGIFSDADKAKVHLENGATRVLVSAPSKGADATIVYGVNHLTLTAEHKIISNASCTTNCLAPVAKVLNDTVGITKGFMTTIHSYTGDQPTLDTMHKDLYRARAAALSMIPTSTGAAKAVGLVLPELNGKLDGVAIRVPTPNVSAVDLTFEAARETTVEEINAAISAAAADGPLKGILGVTDFKNVSIDFNHDRRSSIVALDQTKVMGGTMVRILAWYDNEWGFSNRMLDTAAAIGKLA; encoded by the coding sequence ATGACCACCACCCTCGCCATCAACGGTTTCGGCCGCATCGGCCGCCTCGTCCTGCGCGCCCTGATGGACCAGAAGCGCACCGATCTTGAGGTCGTTGCCATCAACGATCTGGGCCCGGTCGAAACCAACGCCCATCTGATCCGCTTTGACAGCGTCCATGGCCGCTATGACGGCGAGATCACCACCGGCGACGACTGGATGGATCTGGGCGCCGGCCCGATCAAGGTCACCGCGATCCGCAACCCGGCCGAACTGCCGTGGAAGCATGTGGATGTCGTGCTTGAATGCACCGGCATTTTCTCGGACGCCGACAAGGCCAAGGTGCACCTTGAGAACGGCGCAACCCGCGTGCTGGTCTCGGCCCCGTCGAAAGGCGCTGACGCCACCATCGTTTACGGCGTCAACCACCTTACGCTGACGGCTGAGCACAAGATCATCTCGAACGCGTCCTGCACCACCAACTGTCTGGCACCCGTGGCCAAGGTGCTCAATGACACCGTCGGCATCACCAAGGGCTTCATGACGACGATCCACAGCTACACCGGCGATCAGCCGACGCTGGACACGATGCACAAGGATCTCTACCGCGCCCGCGCCGCCGCGCTGTCGATGATCCCCACCTCGACCGGTGCGGCCAAAGCCGTCGGGCTGGTCCTGCCCGAGCTGAACGGCAAGCTGGACGGCGTGGCGATCCGCGTGCCGACGCCCAACGTCTCGGCGGTGGATCTGACCTTTGAAGCCGCGCGCGAGACGACGGTCGAGGAAATCAACGCAGCCATCAGCGCCGCGGCCGCCGACGGCCCGCTGAAGGGCATTCTGGGCGTCACAGATTTCAAGAATGTCTCGATCGACTTCAACCATGACCGCCGCTCGTCCATCGTCGCGCTGGACCAGACCAAGGTGATGGGCGGCACCATGGTGCGCATTCTGGCGTGGTACGATAACGAGTGGGGCTTCTCTAACCGGATGCTCGATACGGCGGCAGCGATCGGGAAACTTGCCTGA